A stretch of the Papaver somniferum cultivar HN1 chromosome 6, ASM357369v1, whole genome shotgun sequence genome encodes the following:
- the LOC113287156 gene encoding peptide-N(4)-(N-acetyl-beta-glucosaminyl)asparagine amidase-like, whose product MVARKFLLHHNQSLFDLHYDSEDGLEVLKFQIFSLTSVPPDDQKIIGGEDRVITQDSDLNSVCEKLQLVTVNSDEENVKQDGSSSSISNSDEELARMLQAEEEALFFQQFRANDNSRQRFEDRVRPYVTQALMYEDPTRQQAARKMVPVDELEEKALVSLAKEGNFKPSKAEQEHAFLLQLLFWFKQSFRWVNAPPCDGCGSGTINCGMTSGLPSEIQYGGSRVELYRCSSCSRVTRFPRYNDPLKLVETRRGRCGEWANCFTLYCRAFGYDTCLILDFTDHVWTECFSHSLGRWMHLDPCEGVYDKPLLYEKGWNKNLSYVIAFDQNGVHDVTKRYTRKWHEVLTRRIITTEEIVSDVLHDITKERRRGLTSQALSVLEDLDRSEAEKLERDLHSPDGSSMSLPGRQSGAKEWRISRSEISSDDNDSLSYSSCPVRTCVDGHVSKTYNSFSVLISHIVDSGRSKSETLETLEKIKGILVDLSNSSFKMRKTSIKSESSVLEVFGPPVTPAVENLLASLSLKIELSTGGELSICLAGDPVKTCLALPVALDALDDITDNLGYIQSLDKGSLSLPLLKVNRISSGSVLASGEELPFGIVTSAFDGTRKTKWEEPNGAKGSWVLYKVADSQMHDIEAYEFMSANDAPERDPMDWVFEGSNDGGSSWHVLDRQNSQFFEKRFYRRAFKISLVGYPSNLFRFRFLAVRDAQATSRLQVGSIDLYAKSSEV is encoded by the exons ATGGTTGCTCGGAAGTTCCTCCTTCACCATAATCAATCTCTCTTCGACCTCCATTACGATTCTGAAGATGGCCTCGAA GTTTTAAAATTCCAGATTTTCTCACTAACTTCAGTTCCACCTGATGATCAAAAG ATAATTGGAGGAGAGGATCGTGTTATAACTCAAGACTCAGATCTCAATTCAGTTTGTGAAAAATTACAGTTAGTAACAGTCAATAGCGACGAAGAAAACGTCAAACAAGATGGAAGTTCTTCGTCTATATCGAATTCTGATGAAGAATTGGCTCGGATGTTGCAA GCGGAGGAAGAGGCGCTTTTCTTTCAGCAGTTCAGAGCCAACGATAACAGTAGGCAGCGGTTCGAGGATAGAGTTAGACCTTACGTTACACAGGCTCTCATG TATGAAGACCCAACACGCCAGCAAGCGGCTAGGAAGATGGTTCCAGTGGATGAACTAGAGGAGAAAGCACTGGTATCTTTAGCCAAG GAGGGGAATTTCAAACCTTCAAAAGCTGAACAAGAGCATGCGTTCCTGCTGCAGTTACTGTTCTGGTTCAAACAATCATTCAG GTGGGTTAATGCACCACCATGTGATGGTTGTGGTAGTGGAACTATTAATTGTGGTATGACCAGCGGACTGCCTTCCGAGATCCAATACGGAGGTTCTCGAGTTGAGCTTTATAG GTGCAGCAGTTGTTCAAGAGTTACTCGTTTCCCTAGGTACAATGATCCGCTGAAG CTTGTTGAAACAAGGAGAGGACGTTGTGGAGAATGGGCTAATTGCTTTACGCTTTACTGCCGGGCATTTGGCTACGATACTTGTCTG ATCTTGGATTTCACAGATCATGTCTGGACGGAGTGCTTTTCGCATAGCCTTGGAAG ATGGATGCACCTTGATCCCTGTGAAGGGGTCTATGACAAACCGTTGCTATACGAGAAGGG TTGGAACAAGAATTTGAGTTATGTAATAGCTTTTGACCAAAATGGAGTGCATGATGTCACTAAACGTTACACAAGGAAGTGGCATGAG GTTTTGACTCGTCGTATTATTACCACAGAAGAAATTGTCTCTGATGTTCTGCATGATATTACAAAAGAACGTAGAAGAGGTCTTACATCTCAAGCACTATCAGTTCTTGAAGATCTAGACAGAAGTGAAGCAGAAAAACTTGAGAGAGATCTTCATTCTCCAGATGGTTCTTCAATGTCACTACCAGGAAGACAAAGTGGAGCCAAAGAATGGCGTATAAGTCGATCTGAAATCAGTTCTGATGATAATGATTCATTGAGTTATTCTTCATGCCCAGTCCGTACATGTGTGGACGGCCATGTTAGTAAAACATACAATTCCTTTTCGGTTCTTATCTCTCATATTGTCGACAGTGGTCGTTCAAAGTCGGAAACTCTTGAAACTCTCGAGAAGATTAAAGGTATCCTGGTGGATCTTAGCAATAGCTCGTTCAAAATGAGGAAAACTTCCATAAAGTCAGAATCCAGTGTCTTAGAAGTTTTTGGGCCTCCAGTGACGCCAGCTGTAGAAAATTTACTTGCCTCTCTTTCCCTGAAGATTGAGTTAAGCACAGGTGGAGAACTTTCTATTTGCTTGGCTGGTGATCCTGTCAAAACCTGTCTAGCATTGCCAGTTGCATTGGATGCACTTGATGACATTACTGATAATCTTGGCTATATTCAGAGCCTTGATAAAGGTTCTTTATCTTTACCACTATTGAAGGTCAATCGGATATCATCTGGTTCAGTCCTTGCAAGTGGTGAAGAGTTGCCTTTTGGAATT GTTACATCTGCATTTGACGGTACTCGCAAAACGAAATGGGAAGAGCCAAATGGTGCAAAAG GTTCTTGGGTTTTGTACAAAGTAGCTGACAGTCAGATGCATGATATTGAGGCTTATGAATTTATGTCAGCCAATGATGCCCCAGAGAGAGATCCAATGGACTG GGTTTTTGAAGGAAGTAATGATGGAGGATCCAGCTGGCATGTCTTGGATAGGCAGAACTCACAGTTTTTTGAAAAGCGCTTCTATCGTAGAGCTTTTAAGATTTCTTTAGTGGGTTATCCATCAAATCTATTCAG GTTTAGATTCCTTGCTGTTCGAGATGCTCAAGCAACATCCCGATTGCAAGTTGGTAGCATTGACCTCTATGCAAAATCAAGTGAAGTATGA